The Cryptococcus neoformans var. grubii H99 chromosome 4, complete sequence genome contains the following window.
TGCCGGAAAAGTTGAAAGGAATGGTGGATAAATTGAACGGAATGCAGAGGCTTTTAGAGGGGCAGGTGCTGGAGTATTCGCAGGATTGAGACCTGCTATTGTTATACAAAAGTCGTATCATTTTTTATTCTTCTTGAGATAGTTGGGTCGTAGTACAGTAGTGAGATGAACAATGTAATTGGCCCTGGTGCTGGTGTGGTTGTAGTTGTAGGTGTTATGCGGATGATTTTTATTTTCCTCGAGTAATAGTTCCGATGACCATTGTGTTTCTACTGTGATGTAGTCGTCAGGCAAATTTTGCGAGCAATCACACTCTATTTAAACTCTTGATCAATGCTGTAACAGAATCAGCACTAGTCCCCTTGATTACAAAATAATGTTGGTAATCTTCAATGTTGTGGCAAAACCTCTTTCAGCCGACGCAACAACAATCATCGATTTGATTGACTAGTTTGCAATTGAACGATAAGAAAAGCCAGATCTGCGACTAATTAATTATCTTCGCTTCATACGATATATTGCACGTTAACGCCTATAGTACGCCCTAGCCCATCCCTCTACTTTTTGATCGTATATAAACTATCTTCACATATTAAAATCGATTAGCGGAACCTCTACCATGAGTCAACGTCATCCTTGCTCCACCTTGCAATACACCTTCCCTCATCCTTACGCCTACACTGCCTTGcaccatccccatcccagTCCCTACCAGCATGGATTGGCTGGAATCCATCGACGGTGCACTCATGTGCTGTTGCAGAGGGGTAGGTCTGGCTGATCCAGGGCGGTTCACTAAATCAATCTCGAGTCAGCTTCAACCTCTAAAGTCGTTAAGTTCGACACTATTTGACATACCGAAAGAAGGGTTTGACATCTTTAGCCTCTCAATAAAACTTGATTGCGGTCGCTGAGGGACAGACATTTGCGGTTGTTGCGCTTGCAGTGATTGGGCGTTGAAGCTTCGTTCGTGTTGATTGGGTAACTTTGTTCCAGGTCTTTCCTCAGCTGCGCGGCGATTTGGCGAAGGGTTCGCTGGGTCATATCTGTACGCTCTGTAAAGCAAAGCAACCACAGCATTCCATCAGTACACATCCTCTTTTCATTGCTCCGTCGCAGAATCTTACTCCAGGCGTGACTTAACATCAGCACCATCTGCATTCATTTCATCCGTCATATGTCTAAACCCCATAGTGCTCTGCGGTCTTCCCCCAGAGCCCCGCAAAGGTGCTTGTGGCGGTGCCCCCAATCGTGGAATAGCCTTGGGCGCTGTAGAGCTGAATCCGCGTGACATGGGACGGGTAGGTTGGAAATTGTGTGAGGGCTGAGGAtgttggagatgttgaGGTCCTTCAGAGGCACCTGAGGCAGGGGTGGGCGGGACGAATCTGGGTTGCAAGTCAAGGTTCTGACCATTTTGCTTTTCCATTGATATGACGGATGTACGTACCGTCGAGGTTGTTGTTCTAGTATAtcaatccttcttctcttatTCGACCTCTCAACATCTCCTGCCTTACCCATCCCATACCCAAAACCTACTGTTGGCTgctgttcttcctcttgcaCAGTTGGTAACATTGGCGGCGGTGGCATGTATCCGTTCAGTGTATTTTGTCGTGGCTGGTTATAATGGCCGGGCTCAGCTTGGCGAGCATTCGAATTGAGCGAATATTGAGACTGAGGTGTGATTTGGGATGAGACGGCAGGCTGAGATCGCTGAAAGTTCCGAAGTTGGGACTGGAGTTCAGCGACACGTTCGTGGAGTTCGTGGTTTTCGCTACCATATATGTAAGTCTAAAAGGTATGGGCTAGGATGAAGCTATACCTACGACAACAAGGTCTCCTGCTCTCGTTGTACAGTAGCAATTCGAGCCTAGCAAGGTTCTGTCAGGAGAGTAACGTTAGACCGTTCAGATTATATacatctttctccttcataGCACTTTTATAATGCTGTATTGATCGCTTCATCTCCCTATATTGGAACTACCAGTCTGTTGTCAGCTTCTAAACGTTTCAAACAAAAGGCCAACTCACTCCCATAACCCTGAACGCTGAGCTACTTTTCTTCAAGGCCGCCTTCATTTCTTCCATTGCGCCAGACAGGAGTGACACGCCATTTTGAAACCATACTTCATGTCCTGATGGTAACTGCCAACAATGTCAGTCTTTGAAGAGCAATAGAACTGCGCTCACTGATCCTTCTTGGATAAGAAAGAGTTCCATTTGCTTGTTGCAAGCTGTACATATGCTCTCTTGGTCTACTCTAAATCAGTATGAACATCTTGACAATCTTCTCACAAGACTTGCGCTGATGTTCATCGGAAGAGCAAAGAAGATGGCCACAAGAAGTCATCCAATAGTGTTTGCCTTTAGCTGCACCATTTAATAAAGGATCCCGGCTATCATGATTGTCAGTCGATGTTCATAGTGTGCAATTTTCACATCTATCACCCACCATAGCGAACATTCCGCATAATCCAACCATTCTAACACTCCGACATTGCGTTCCTGGCCAAACGTACTGGACTTTGAAGGAGGTGTTGATTGGGCATGTCCGAACTTGATGGAGTGcgacgaagatggtggaagCCGTGATGACATGAAGACATGAACAAAGCTACTGCGTGCGCTCGAGATATAAGtaaagaaaagatgagCGAGACGAACCAGCAAAGAGCAGAGCTGCTCCTTCCAAGGCAGTGAAtcagctcttccacctctcaGTGGCAAAAGTCAGAGATATGTGACGCGTAGTATCTGATgtcaaagaggaaggaagcaCGACGGCTGACTGGACTTTTGATCGTCGATCGATGATCCCTCCTTTGGCCTATCTCCTAGCTTGAGATCAGCTAAAACATCCATAGACTCATATAATAACGCGCAGAGTCAAGTATCGACCTGTATCCTTCGTCACCCGCATACCACATCTAGTACGCATCgccttccttgccctcgTTCACAAAGCCCATTTTTGATAACACAGCTTCTTTTACAGCGTGGTCTCGTTCTCGTTGTTTCTACCCACCAATCAGCCTCAGTCTCCGCTGAAGAACCAGCTGTTATCAGGAAACAAAGCCAACATACGTTCTCCGCGGAAATTTTTTCCTCGATTTCTTGCAAGTTTACTTGTTGTAAAGGTACCATATCTTCCGCTATCAGATCCTATACCTGCCGTCAGCGCTTCCATGACAAACCCAGATTTAAAATGAGCGACCAACAATCTCTCCTAAGGCCACGACATTCTCTCCTCGCACTAACAACACTCCAATATCCTTGTCTGCATATTCAAGTTTGTAGTGTAATCTCTCTACGCAAGattcaagaaggaagttgGCTGCATTCGCATGTTGAAGCAAAATGCCAAGTACAAGTAGATTCCGTCCAAGCATGATCATGGCAATAAGGAGACTTATGTCAGTCCATAGTCACAGGAAATCACAGGAAATAAGGCAAAAGAATGACGTACCAAATTGGTCGTAACTCCTAAACAAGCCTATCAACTTCCTCCCGTCTCGCAAGATAACGAGCACTTTCTCTGGACACAGGATCAGCTCGAGATCATAAAAATCGCACGATCCACTCCACACTTGCAAAACGCAGGTGGGATATGGGAATCATACCAAGGAGTTCAAGACTAACTGTCAACAAGGTCAACCAGTGAACCGGAAGTCGTAAACGGGATGAGAGCGTCCATTACGGATGTGAATCTGTCGAACTCGGTACAACTGTATTTCCAGTGGACTGTACTTTGATAGTATGTTACTGTTTTGAAGAGTGAAGTGGTGATAGTAACTCGAGGTTATTGTGTCTACAATTTGCGGTTTTATCTGATGTTAAATGGATAGACAACGAGTTGCTTACTGATAGACGATGAGCGACGAAAAACGGACACCGGCGGATCTCCGAGCTATTGACTATTACTGAAAGAGCATCGAATTAAAGCTGATGATTATTTCTGTATAAATTTCTGTTTCATTTCAAGTTCTCTAATTTTTCTTGGTTACCATCTTTATATAAAATGGCTAATGACTAAAATTAACTCTACCAAACTAATAGTATCACCCCATCTTTCGATTTCCAACTACTGTAGACCTCTGTACATCTGGAGACATAAAGAAGGTATCTTTTCTTGGTGCTGTTCACCTCCAATCGTCCCTCTATTTCCCTCCATCTCGTTAGTTCCCCCTCAGTTTTCACTTCTACCAATCCCACTCGATACGATCAAGGACATGAATTTGCCTCCCCATAAGTGCTTGTGGGTGCCGTAGTTGATGAGATGGAGCTCGTCAAGCTCCGGACCAACATATACAGTTCCATTCGGACGGCATGCCGGGCAAGGAAAAGTCTCCATGACCGCCACTTTTGTTCCTGTAGAGGTATACGCGTTGCAGTCGACCCATCATTTGTGACACCCTGCTGGTAATCTGATCGTACTTGCCCGCAAAGACATCCCAAAAGGATTGTAGAGGAAAACGGCatgaggagagaaagggtAGATGATGTCTTGGTTCCGATCGCTGGAAATCATGAAGTTAAGATGAGGGTAACGAGGCTTGAATGAATTGCAAGCTCGGCGTCGGCCAGGTTTTTGGGGAAGGTTTTTGCCCCCGCACATGTTTCGAGATCCTCAGAGGTTGGTCGTCCATGTGATTCGGGAATATTGGTCTTCACTCAATGATGTGAACCATGAAGTTGAGGGGACAATGTTAAAGAGGATTTATGATCCGCCCTGCACATTCCGTGCTGCGTCTAATTCTGATCTCCGGCAAAATATATGAAGCTTCTTGTTTGTTTTTCCAAAGTATTCTtgcttcctccttttgtTTCCGACAGAGCACCCCCCACTTCCATGTTCTTATTGCTCTTCGGCAAGTCCGCCTGCTTCCGTCTTTTGTTTCTCGGCGAGTGTTCTACTTTCAGAATCTAAATCCAGAATGTGTCAATCTAACTCTTCCCACAGAACCTGTCTCTCATCCACAATTCATCGGGGGGTTATCGAGCTATGTTTCATATTTGTCAAGAGATGCATTTCCGACGGCCTTCTATTACTTGGTACGCTTGCCGCGATAATTGAACGGGAATGGGGAAGTCTCTGGCTCGCGCGTACGCATGATGCTCCAACTCGCACAGACGATCTGAACTTTAGAGCTCAGCGTCAAGGAAGAGACCATGGATCAGCGCGTAACCGCTCCAAAATGGGGACATTAACGAACTCTTAATTCAGTCCTTGaactgaaaaaaaaaaaattgaaccaaacaaaccGCTGGGGGCaggggaggagaaaggagtCGTACCGTACGCCTAATTATACGTACAAAAATCAGGCTTTAGCTTCCCGTGAGGTAAATAACAGCTATCGGCGACGTCCGTCAGTCTgtctcgagaagaagaagaacgcAGGGTCAGCAGACTTGGCGAGGGATCTGAGAGGGCGGAGTTTGATGTCACTTACTCGGGAGATGCCTGCTTACAGATTTATCTATTACTTAAATAGTGTACTGTGATTCCACATGCGTCATTCATATACCGTGACCGGTTGGCTCCACGTCGCGGTACATACGGCTGATCTGATGACCGCCATTGACGTAAGAACGTTTAGCCGAGAACTGAATGCAGCCTATCATGCGCTACGTATCTGACATCTGACGTCTGAATTTTAAAAAGGTGAGCTTGATTGTTGGCCGTGTTATGCGGGATGAATAATTTAAGAGTATGAACTATGATGCAGTTAACTTCTTGCTCTATGCGAGTCCCATCTTTTcccatatatatataataaGAACGACAATGCAGAAGCAGCCAATGTGTTCTCCCATCTTTTTCCTGCAACGTCTTTTAACAACTGCGATTCTAAGCCGGTCAATATGGCGCAAATGCTGAACCAAGGTAAGCAGAATCGATGCATTTTCAGCACAGCAAACCCTGATCTGATCTCGTTAGCCGTTAATGCCGTTACCGGCGATGCCAAATATCGCCAAATGGCAGAAAATACCATCGAGCAGACCAAAAGCACCCCATTGACGACTTACTTTGGAGTGAAAGTCCCGGAAACTGATGTTGCGTTGCGAGCTGGTGCCAGGGGACCCACTCTGCTTGAAGGTAAGATATGGTTTTCCTGCATTGATACCAAATCTAACATGACAACATATAGACTTCCATAATCGAGAGAAGATCCAACATTTTGACCATGAACGCATTCCCGAGCGAGTTGTGCACGCTCGTGGCTCTGCAGCTCATGGAGAGTTCAAACTGCATACTCCTCTGACCGGCATCACTACTGCAAAGGTAAACCAAAGAGCGAAATGCAGAATGTTAACTGATCGTGTATTTAGGTTTTGACCGATACCAGCAAGGTTGTCCCTGCATATGTCAGGTTCAGCACGGTCGCTGGTTCACGAGGCAGCGCTGACACCGTGAGAGATGTCCGTGGCTTTGCCACTAGGTTCTATACCGACGAAGGTAACTGGGATCTCGGTAAGTATTGGCATATCCTTGGGATGAACGATCATGCTGATCCACTTTTAACAGTGGGCAACAACATTCCAGTCTTCTTTATCCAAGTAAGTGTTTTGTACGGATTGCATAGGAATATATTTACTTACTTCTTCTCAGGATGCTATCAAATTCCCTGATGTTATTCACGCCCTTAAGCCCCAACCTCACAATGAGATACCTCAAGCCCAAACTGCGCATGACAACGCTTGGGACTTtatttctcttcatcagcaaGCTACTCACATGCAGCAGTGGGTCACTTCCGACAGGGCTATTCCTCGATCCTATCGTATGATGCAAGGTTTCGGTGTTCATACATTCCGACTCATCAACgaggaaggcaagagcACATTTGTCAAGTACCACTGGATTCCTCATCTCGGCATTCATTCTCTTGTGTGGGATGAGGCTCTCAAGGTTGCCGGACAGGACCCGGACTTCCATCGAAGGGATCTCTGGGACGCAATCGAAGTCGGGGCATACCCCAAGTGGGAATTGGGCGTACAACTGATcccagaggaagatgaacacAAGTTTGACTTCGATATCCTTGACTCAACCAAGGTCAGTTTTAGTAGGATGGGCAGCTCTCAATCGCGCTTGCTGATTCTTTATTTAGATCATCCCTGAGGAACTTGTACCTGTTCAAAAGATTGGGACTTTGACACTCAATCGCAACCCTGTCGATTTCTTTACTGAAGTAGAGCAAGTTGCGTTTTGTACACAGCACATCGTCCCAGGAATGGATTTTACCGACgaccctcttcttgctggCAGGAACTTCTCCTATGCTGACACTCAAATTTCACGTTTGGGCGTCAACTGGCAAGACCTCCCCATTAATAGACCTATCTGCCCCGTCATGACGAACTTCCGTGACGGGCAGATGAGCATGTTCAGCAAGACCAACAGGACGCCCTATCACCCCAACAGGCATGAGAACCTTCCACTCACGTCGCCCAAGAATGGTGGCTTCCAAAGCTATCCTGAGAAGATATCCGGTATTAAAGAGAGGCTCAATGGGCCTAAGTTTAATGTGAGCTTATCTTAATTGCGCCAATGATCCAATGGCTTAATTAATGTTTCTAGGAATTCTATTCGCAAGCAACCCTTTTCTGGAACTCAATGTCCgagacggagaagaacCATATCATCAGCGCGTACCAATTCGAGTTGTCGCACTGCGCAGAAGATGTTGTCATCCAAAACGTCATCATTAGTCTCAATGAGATCGACCACGGGCTTGCTACCTCGGTCCACGCCAGCTTCCCTCACCTTACTTTGCCTGAGGCCAAACCCACCCACGACAGGAAGTCTGAGTACCTGTCGCAAATCAATGGCAAGCACCAAGTCTTCACCGCTTCTGGGCGAAGGATCGGCATTTACCTCGTGCCCGGGTACACCTACTCGCAAGTTGTACCTTTGTTTGCTGCATTTGAAGCGGCTGGATGTATGGTGAAGTTTGTGAGTTGCATCGTCAAAATATCTATAACGAGGGATAGACTGACAGATCGCGTGTCGTACAGATTGGCCCTACGCTTGGTCCAATCAAGGCGTCAAATGGTCAGTCATTCACTGCCGAATTCACATTCGAGGGCTGTCGCACTACCTTCTTTGACGCTATTGTCTTCGCCGGTGGTCCCGATGATTCCTTCGTCGCGAAGCTCAAGATTGGCCGACTTATTCACGCGGTAAGGGAGGCCTATATGCACCTTAAACCTATTGGCGTACTTGGCAATGCTACCCAATGGGTGGTAAATACTTGCTTGCCTGGAGATTTCAGCGACAAGACCAAGACTGAGTCAAATGTCGTCGTGGAAAACGGTGTTGTCTTCGCTCCCGGTGACCCAACAATCCACTCCGTTCAGTTTGCTAAGCAATTCCTGGAGGGGGTCGCCAACCACCGTGTCTGGGACAGGCAAGTTGCGCACATTGCTGCGTAGGCGGTTGATTTCAAGGAATGTTCTATGTTCCAGTATGATGGGTTATAGTATTAGTATGCGTATTAGTGTAGTAATAGTATGCGTGTTTTAACAATGTATTGTTATCTTACTGAACAGACGGTTTTGTTACGCTTTTTATTTGTGCTTGATCCTCGAACACAACAGCGTCATCCCCATATCTACACCGTAGGGACTAATTCTTTTTAAATCATAATAAGATTACAACCACAAGCCTAAGAGCCGAGCCTATCCTGGACTTAAGATTTGATAATAAATTCCCGCTCAGGTTCGTCTTTTCAGTACATATTATACTTGCATAGATAGCTTACTCGCTATACAACGACAGACGACGGTCCCTAACATCTATTTTACGTAGTTATCGAAAATAATGACCGAACTCCCAAAAGATCCAAAATCTCCTCTAATGGCCCCAGTACTTCTTTTCGAAGTATCGCAGTGGAATGAAGGTCGTTACTGCAAACCCAAAGGCTAGCTCAAAGCCCAcatcacctccacctccaatTCGTTTGGCAATAGGGCCGATGAACCAAGAAGTGTTCATACCTGTTTTGCAATTAGCCATCCGTCTGCGCTGCGTGAACGcggagggaaaggaaaaaattGCTAAgaagtaaaaaaaaaaaaaagagctTACCAAGAGCAGCACCTGTCCATCCGAGACCTAAGGCAAAGAACCCAGCGACACCCAAAGGCAACATCCTCCAGTTTGTGTAATCATCTGGCGCATAGTTGTCAAAGCTGTTCTTCCTGAAGACCAGATGCTCAGTCGCCACGATACCAAAGTACATGGCGAGCCAGTAagccaagaagagaagaaggttttCAAGCACGGCAGAGAAGGAGTCTGCACCGGCCGCGGCTAGAGCGGCGTAGATGATGCTGACAATGAGGGCGATGAAAGGTCGGGGGATAGCTTGGCAGTAAGGAGAGAGGGCGT
Protein-coding sequences here:
- a CDS encoding U6 snRNA-associated Sm-like protein LSm1 translates to MDALIPFTTSGSLVDLVDKKVLVILRDGRKLIGLFRSYDQFANFLLESCVERLHYKLEYADKDIGVLLVRGENVVALGEIDLIAEDMVPLQQVNLQEIEEKISAENKQRERDHAVKEAVLSKMGFVNEGKEGDAY
- a CDS encoding catalase, whose amino-acid sequence is MAQMLNQAVNAVTGDAKYRQMAENTIEQTKSTPLTTYFGVKVPETDVALRAGARGPTLLEDFHNREKIQHFDHERIPERVVHARGSAAHGEFKLHTPLTGITTAKVLTDTSKVVPAYVRFSTVAGSRGSADTVRDVRGFATRFYTDEGNWDLVGNNIPVFFIQDAIKFPDVIHALKPQPHNEIPQAQTAHDNAWDFISLHQQATHMQQWVTSDRAIPRSYRMMQGFGVHTFRLINEEGKSTFVKYHWIPHLGIHSLVWDEALKVAGQDPDFHRRDLWDAIEVGAYPKWELGVQLIPEEDEHKFDFDILDSTKIIPEELVPVQKIGTLTLNRNPVDFFTEVEQVAFCTQHIVPGMDFTDDPLLAGRNFSYADTQISRLGVNWQDLPINRPICPVMTNFRDGQMSMFSKTNRTPYHPNRHENLPLTSPKNGGFQSYPEKISGIKERLNGPKFNEFYSQATLFWNSMSETEKNHIISAYQFELSHCAEDVVIQNVIISLNEIDHGLATSVHASFPHLTLPEAKPTHDRKSEYLSQINGKHQVFTASGRRIGIYLVPGYTYSQVVPLFAAFEAAGCMVKFIGPTLGPIKASNGQSFTAEFTFEGCRTTFFDAIVFAGGPDDSFVAKLKIGRLIHAVREAYMHLKPIGVLGNATQWVVNTCLPGDFSDKTKTESNVVVENGVVFAPGDPTIHSVQFAKQFLEGVANHRVWDRQVAHIAA